CCCATGCTCTTGCGCAAGGCGCTGGTGCTGCTGCTAGTGCTCAACCTAACTGGATGAGCTTTTTACCCCTACTCGGGATGTTCGCGGTCCTGTATTTCATTATGATCCGCCCACAAATGAAGCGGCAAAAAGAACACCGCAGCTTACTCGCCGCTATGGCAAAAGGTGATGAAGTCGTCACCAATGGCGGGATTGTCGGTAAAGTGACTAAAGTCAACGAGGCTTATATCAGCGTTGAAATTGCTGATGGCGTTGAAATGACCGTGCAAAAAAATGCTGTAACTGCGACCTTGCCTAAAGGCACCATCAAGGCGCTATAAAAACCCTCTCTGCGAAAGGCTGTCACAAACCGCGCGCGAATATGCGGTCGTTTTGTGACAACCCTGCAAGTAAAAGCAGCGCTAGGCATATGGCTGCGTATTTTGTTTTTCTCTGTTTTCACTACGCCCGCCAATGAACCGCTATCCTCTGTGGAAATATATCGTGATGTTGATGGCGCTCGCCATCGGCCTGTTATATACATTGCCTAACTTTTTTGGCGAAACGCCCGCAGTGCAGATTTCGAGCGGCCGGGCCACCGTGAAAATCGATCAAGCTATATTAAAAAAAGTAGAAGACACGCTAGCCTTAAACCAAATTACAGCGCTTAGCGCTATTTTTGATAACAACGTAAATAACGCTAGCATACGCGTACGGTTTGCCGATACAGATACTCAGTTGCGGGCCAAGGATTTACTTGCCAAAGCACTCAATCAGACCCCCGCCAATCCTGCTTATATCGTTGCTTTAAACCTGCAAAGCGCCTCGCCTAAATGGCTGACTGCGCTGCATGCGCTACCCATGTACCTTGGTTTAGATTTGCGTGGCGGCGTGCATTTCCTATTACAGGTCGATATGGCCGGCGCGCTGGCTAAAAAACTTGATACCAGCGCAACCGATATTCGCACACTGCTCCGTGAGCGCGCGATTCGTAGCGGCGGAGTCAGTCGCGTTGCCCACACGATACGCATCAATTTTATCGCTGAGGAGCCAGCCAAAGCTACACGCGCCTTACTCCTAGACAAATTCAATGAATTGCAGTGGAGCGTGCAAACCACCGCCGACGGCTATCAAGTGATTGGCGCGTTTACTCCAGACGCACTGCGCATCACGCAAGAAAATGCGCTCAAGCAAAATATCGCAACGCTACATAATCGCGTCAATGAACTCGGAGTGGCTGAACCCGTGATTCAACAACAAGGCGTAGATCGCATCATTGTAGAGTTGCCTGGCGTACAAGACACCGCTAAAGCTAAAGATATTATTGGCCGCACAGCAACCCTTGAGGCGCGCCTAGTCGATGCAAATGCACCGCGCTATCCTAATGCAAACGACCCCGTCCCGGCTGGCGATGAACTTTTCACTGAGGGCAATAGCGCCCCTGTACTCCTCAAAAAACAGATTATCTTTACCGGTGACCGTATCGCCGATGCCGCAGCAGGCTTTGATGAACACCAGCAAGCAGTTGTCAAAATCCGCTTAGATGCCGCGGGTGGCCGTGTGCTGCGCAGCGTTTCGCGCGACAATATCGGCAAGCCCATGGCGATTGTGCTGTTTGAAAAAGGCAAAGGCGAAGTCCTGACCGTCGCCACGATCCAATCCGAACTGGGCGAGAGTTTTCAAATCACGGGCTCCGCCTCTACTGCCGCCGCCAATGATCTTGCCTTGCTCTTACGCGCAGGCTCACTGGCCGCGCCCATGGAAATCATTGAAGAACGCACGATTGGACCCAGCTTAGGCGCCGACAACATTAAAAAAGGCTTTGACTCAGTGTTATACGGCTTTGCCGCAATCGCTCTTTTTATGTTGGCGTACTACATGCTATTTGGCCTGATTTCAGTCTTGGCCCTATCGCTTAATTTGCTGCTATTGATTGCTGTTCTTTCAATGTTGCAAGCCACGCTGACTTTGCCCGGCATCGCTGCGATTGCACTCACTCTTGGCATGGCCATCGACGCTAACGTATTAATCAACGAGCGCATCCGTGAAGAGCTGCGCCATGGTGCGCCGCCGCAAACCGCAATTTCATCCGGCTTCCAACATGCGTGGGCCACCATTTTAGATTCAAACGTAACCACCTTAATTGCGGGCCTTGCCTTGCTTGCATTTGGTTCAGGGCCAATCCGCGGCTTTGCGGTTGTGCATTGCATTGGCATTTTGACTTCAATGTTCTCGGCGGTCTTCTTTGCCCGTGGTGTAGTCAACCTATGGTACGGCGGACGGCGCAAGCTGAAGTCTTTGTCAATTGGCCAAATATGGCGTCCGGCAACGCCGGACAGTCAAAATATGTCACGCTGATCTGGAGCACAGAATGGAGTTTTTCCGTATTCACAAAGACATCCCATTTATGCAGCGAGCGTTGATTTTCAATGCAATTTCATTGTTGACCTTCGTTGCTGCGGTATTCTTTTTGCTCACTCGCGGACTGCATTTATCCGTTGAGTTTACGGGGGGAACGGTGCTTGAAGTCAATTACCCCCAGCAAGCTCAGCTTGAGCCGCTGCGCGCCACACTGGGCAAGCTCGGCTATAGCGATGCGCAAGTGCAAACTTTTGGCACCTCACGCGACGTATTGATCCGGCTGCCATTAAAAGCCGGAATGTCATCTGCGCAGCAAAGCGAGTACGTAATAAACGCGGTCAACGCGGATACCCCGCAAGCCCGCCTGCAACGAGTTGAATTTGTCGGCCCGCAAATCGGTAAAGAACTAGCTGTGCATGGACTGCTTGCCTTACTCTGTGTTGTACTCGGAATTAGTATTTACCTATCATTTCGCTTTGAGTGGAAATATGCCATCGCCGGCATCGTCGCGAATTTACATGATGTAATCATTA
The Mycoavidus cysteinexigens genome window above contains:
- the secD gene encoding protein translocase subunit SecD translates to MNRYPLWKYIVMLMALAIGLLYTLPNFFGETPAVQISSGRATVKIDQAILKKVEDTLALNQITALSAIFDNNVNNASIRVRFADTDTQLRAKDLLAKALNQTPANPAYIVALNLQSASPKWLTALHALPMYLGLDLRGGVHFLLQVDMAGALAKKLDTSATDIRTLLRERAIRSGGVSRVAHTIRINFIAEEPAKATRALLLDKFNELQWSVQTTADGYQVIGAFTPDALRITQENALKQNIATLHNRVNELGVAEPVIQQQGVDRIIVELPGVQDTAKAKDIIGRTATLEARLVDANAPRYPNANDPVPAGDELFTEGNSAPVLLKKQIIFTGDRIADAAAGFDEHQQAVVKIRLDAAGGRVLRSVSRDNIGKPMAIVLFEKGKGEVLTVATIQSELGESFQITGSASTAAANDLALLLRAGSLAAPMEIIEERTIGPSLGADNIKKGFDSVLYGFAAIALFMLAYYMLFGLISVLALSLNLLLLIAVLSMLQATLTLPGIAAIALTLGMAIDANVLINERIREELRHGAPPQTAISSGFQHAWATILDSNVTTLIAGLALLAFGSGPIRGFAVVHCIGILTSMFSAVFFARGVVNLWYGGRRKLKSLSIGQIWRPATPDSQNMSR
- the yajC gene encoding preprotein translocase subunit YajC, with translation MFITHALAQGAGAAASAQPNWMSFLPLLGMFAVLYFIMIRPQMKRQKEHRSLLAAMAKGDEVVTNGGIVGKVTKVNEAYISVEIADGVEMTVQKNAVTATLPKGTIKAL
- the secF gene encoding protein translocase subunit SecF — its product is MEFFRIHKDIPFMQRALIFNAISLLTFVAAVFFLLTRGLHLSVEFTGGTVLEVNYPQQAQLEPLRATLGKLGYSDAQVQTFGTSRDVLIRLPLKAGMSSAQQSEYVINAVNADTPQARLQRVEFVGPQIGKELAVHGLLALLCVVLGISIYLSFRFEWKYAIAGIVANLHDVIIILGFFAFFQWEFSLSVLAAVLAVLGYSVNESVVIFDRIRETFRKARKLTVIEVINHAITSTISRTIITHGSTQMMVLAMLLFGGPTLHFFSLALTIGILFGIYSSVFVAAAIAMWLGVKREDLIKPLKPKYDRNDPNAGAQV